In the Streptomyces spororaveus genome, CCCGGATCCGTGTCCGTGTTCGCGTCCGCGTGCGCCTCCACGGCGGCGTCCGGCCCGCGCCGGGCCCGTGACTCGGGCGCGTAGGCCGGTTTCGCCGAGGTGTTCAGCGTCAGGGTCACGCCGTCCGCCGCGGGGTACAGGTCAACCGACAGCCACTGCCCGGGCGGGTGCCGGCCACGCCGGGCGGAGAAGTGCACCGGCTCGCCGGACATGAAACCGGCCCGGAAGTGGTCCTCGTAGGCGGAATGCCCGAGCCACGGCAGCGCCTCCCACAGCAGCCGCCCCCGCAGACGGGGCCCGTCGAGACCGAGCAGCTCCTCCGCCGCGGTGTTCACGTAGCCGATCCGGCCCTCCCGGTCCAAGGAGATCATCGCCTGTGCGAGCCGGTCCGCGGCCCTGCGGGCGCCCTCGGCCCCGGCCTCGGGCGGCGGCGCCGGCACGCCCACCGGGTCGCCCTCCCACAGCACCGACCCCCCGGCCGCCATGACCGCGGTGAGGTCGGCGGCCAGCCGCTCCGCGGCCAGCCGAAGCCGTTCGCGGTCCGCGGCCCCGACCGGGATCCCCGGGGTCGCCTCGCGCAGCACCACCAGCACGCCGAACCGTTCCGTCCCGGCCGTCACCGGCTCGTACAGCGAGCCGAAGGGGAACGGCAGCCCGGCCATCAGCTGCGGGAAGCGGCTCATGGCCGACTCCGCGTCGGGCAGGTGCACGGCCTGCCCGGAACGGTAGGCCTCGGCGACCGGGTACGGGCGGTACACCTGCATCCGCCACCACGGCCGGAACAGCTGCAGCGGCAGCCCGGTGAACACGGCCATCAGGAGCAGCCCGGTGGTGGGGGAGCGCAGGTAGACGCCGGCCGCGTACCCACCGACGGCCTCCATCGCGTTCACGGCGGCCCGTGCGAGCACCCGGGCCGTCGCATCAGGGGCATCCGTGGTGTCAGAGGCGGCGCCGACGCCGTCCGCTCTCGCCATCACACAGCCAGGATGCGCCTTCGGCCGCGGGCCCTGCATCCCGGCCGGTCGGGGCCCCGCTCCGGCCGATAGGCCGACCGCTTCCCTCGTCCGGGGGACGCACGGGTGTGCGGGACACCCCCGGGACGGCGCCGCGGGGCACGATACGCAGGCGTCCCACCCCCGGTCGGCCCCCGGAAGGCAGAGCATGCGGTTCCAGTACGACACCATCGGCGAGCGCTACGCGGAGTCCACGAGCACGGCGGCCTTCTCCGCGGCCGACACCTACACCCTGCACGGAGCCCTCGACGCCCTCGGCGGGGTGCGCGGGCTCGACGCCCTCGACCTGGCCTGCGGATACGGATACAACACCCGGCTGCTCGCCCGCGGCGGCGCCCGCCGGACCGTCGGCGTCGACGTCTCCGAGGAGATGATCCGGCGGGCCCGCGAGCACGAGGCGACCAAGGACCGGCCCGACGTCGAGTACCACGTCGCCGACGCCGCCGGCCTGCCCCACCTGGGCCCCTTCGACCTCGCGACCGCCGCGTACGTCTTCAGCTACGCGCCCGACCGCAGATCCCTGCACGCGATGTTCCGCTCCGTCCGCGCCCATCTGCGCGCGGGCGGAAAGCTGCTCGCCATCGTCCCGAACGCGGGGGCGTTCCCGCGCGTGGACTGGTCGCCGTACGGGGTGCGCATCCTCGACCGGGTCCGGGACGGCGACGCGCCGCTGCTCAAGGCGCATTTCCTGACCGAGCCGCCGGTGCCCTTCGAATTCCGCGAGTGGGCCCACGCCGACCTCGCCGAGGCCGCCGTCGAGGCGGGCTTCGTCACCGTCGGCTGGCAGCCGAACCGGACCCCGCCCGCCGACGCCGTACGCGACGAGGCGTACTGGACGGCGTACCGCGCCTGGCCGATCAGCTCACTGATGACCTGCACGGCGTAGCGGCGGCAGCCGTCACCGCCGTGCCCTCAGAGCTCCGCCGCGGACCTGATCAGCTCGACGATCCGCTCGCGCGCCGCCCGGCCCTCCGGCACGGGCAGCAGCGGGTACCCGTGCGGCAGCCCCGCCGCCTCGTGGAACTCCACCTCGGCCCCGTCCGCGCGGGCCCGGCGCAGCAGCTCCCGGCTGTCCGTGGTCAGTACGTCCCGGGTCCCGGTGAACACCGTCATCGGGGCCAGCCCGGCGAAGCCGCCGTGCAGCGGGCTCACCCGCGGATCGTCCGCGGCCAGGGTCCCGGCGTACAACCGCCCGGCCTCCAGGAGTCCCGGAACGGCCAGCAGCGGATCGGCCGCCCCGATGGCCGCCTGGTCGGGATGGCTCATGCTCAGGTCCAGCCAGGGCGAGATCAGCACGATCCGGGAAGGCTGGTCCCCGGTGCGGTCGCGCAGCCGCTGAGCGGCCGCGAGCGCCAGCCCCGCCCCGGCCGAGTCCCCGATCAGCACCGTCCCGCCGGAGCCGCCGCTCGCGATCAGACCGCTCAGCAGGTCGGCGGCGACCGGGACGGTCCGGTCGGCGGTACCGCGCGGCGCGAGGATGTACGCCGGTACGACGACCCGCGCCCGCGCCTGCGTGACCAGGGTCCGGATCAGCGCCCAGTGCGGGCGCTCCAGCTCATGGACGTAGCCGCCGCCGTGCACGTACAGCACGTGGGCCGCGGGCTCCGTCCCGAGCGGGGAGACGTCGTACACCGGCCAGGCTCCGACGAAGGTCCGCGAGATGTCGGCGACCCGCCCCAGCCGGCGCGGCGGCAGATGGGAGGCGGGCCGCCGGGCGGACTCCGCGACCCGGGCCCGGACCGCCTCCGCGCTCGCGTAGCGTCTTCGCCGTCCCGCCGCGGTCAGCGCCGCCGACAGCGCTCTGCTGCGCAGACTCGGCACGCCCCTCACCTCCCCTTTTCCCCCGCGCCGTCGCCAGCGCGAGCCCCTTCCCCGTCACGGGAGGAGCATAGGCGTGAAGCTGCGCTGTCGACCCGCTTAAGAAAGTCTCGATGGACTGATCACCGCGCCGATCGGCAGATTGGTGCACGTCACCGCCGCCGTTCGGGCTCATCCGCCCGCGGCGTACCCTTCCGCATGCCTGGAGCCACCCCATGAAGGCACTCGTCAAGCACAAGGCAGAACCCGGCCTGTGGCTCATGGACGTCCCCGAGCCCGAGTACGGCGCCGGCGACGTGCTGATCAAGGTGCTGCGCACCGGCATCTGCGGAACCGACCTGCACATCCGCGCCTGGGACGGCTGGGCGCAGGGCGCCGTCAAGACCCCCCTGGTCCTCGGCCACGAGTTCGTCGGCGAGGTCGCGGCGCTGGGCGCGGACGTCCAGGACATCGAGATCGGCGCGCTGGTCAGCGGCGAGGGCCACCTGGTGTGCGGCAAGTGCCGCAACTGCCTGGCAGGCCGCCGCCACCTGTGCCGCAGCACGATCGGCCTCGGGGTCGGCCGCGACGGCGCCTTCGCCGAGTACGTGGTCCTGCCCGCCCAGAACGTGTGGGTGCACCGCACCGCCGTGGACCTGGACGTCGCCGCGATCTTCGACCCCTTCGGCAACGCCGTGCACACGGCGCTGTCCTTCCCGCTGGTCGGCGAGGACGTACTGATCACCGGCGCCGGACCGATCGGGATCATGGCGGCGGCCGTGGCCCGGCACGCCGGTGCGCGCAACGTGGTCATCACCGACGTCAGCCCCGAGCGCCTGGAGATCGCCCGCAAGGCGGGCGCCACCCTCGCCGTCAACGTCGCCGAGTCCTCGATCGCCGAGGCGCAGACCAAGCTCGGCCTGCGCGAGGGCTTCGACATCGGCCTGGAGATGTCCGGCCGCGCCGAGGCCATGCGCGACATGATCGACAACATGACGCACGGCGGCCGCATCGCCATGCTGGGCCTGCCCGCCCAGGAGTTCCCGGTGGACTGGGCGAAGGTGGTCACCTCGATGATCACGATCAAGGGCATCTACGGCCGTGAGATGTTCGAGACCTGGTACGCGATGACCGTGCTGCTGGAGGGCGGGCTCGACCTCAGCCCGGTCATCACCGGCCGCTACTCGCACCGCGACTTCGAAGCCGCCTTCGACGAGGCGTCGACCGCCCGCAGCGGCAAGATCATCCTGGACTGGACGGCGTAACCACCCGCCGCACCGGCCCCGCCAGGCCGGCCGTCACCCCCACCGAACCATCTCCCTCGGGCCGGGCCCCGCACACCCTCCCCCCTCCGCGGGGCCCGGCCCCCTCCCTCGTCGCCCTCCGCCGCACAAGGAGAACCGCACCATGTTCGAGACCGTCCGCGAGGACCTGCGCTCCACCCTCGACGAGATCCGCGCCGCCGGCCTGCACAAGCCCGAGCGCGTCATCGGCACCCCGCAGAACGCGGCCGTCGCCGTCACCTCGGGCGGGGCCGCCGGCGAGGTGCTCAACTTCTGCGCCAACAACTACCTGGGGCTGGCCGACCACCCCGAGGTCGTCGCCGCCGCGAAGGACGCGCTGGACCGCTGGGGCTACGGAATGGCCTCCGTCCGCTTCATCTGCGGCACCCAGGAGGTGCACAAGGAGCTGGAGGCGCGGCTCTCCGCCTTCCTCGGCCAGGAGGACACGATCCTCTACTCCTCCTGCTTCGACGCCAACGGCGGCGTCTTCGAGACCCTGCTCGGCGCCGAGGACGCGGTCATCTCCGACGCCCTCAACCACGCCTCTATCATCGACGGCATCCGCCTCTCCAAGGCCCGCCGCTTCCGCTACGCCAACCGCGACCTGGCCGAGCTCGAGGCCCGCCTGAAGGAAGCCACCGAGGGCGGCGCCCGCCGCAAGCTGATCGTCACCGACGGCGTCTTCTCCATGGACGGCTACGTCGCCCCGCTCGCGGAGATCTGCGACCTGGCCGACCGCTACGACGCCATGGTCATGGTCGACGACTCGCACGCCGTCGGCTTCGTCGGCCCCGGCGGCCGCGGCACCCCCGAGCTGCACGGCGTCATGGACCGCGTCGACATCATCACCGGCACCCTCGGCAAGGCCCTCGGCGGCGCCTCCGGCGGTTATGTCGCGGCCCGCGCCGAGATCGTGGAGCTGCTGCGCCAGCGCTCGCGCCCGTACCTCTTCTCCAACTCCCTCGCCCCCGTCATCGCGGCCGCCTCCCTCAAGGTCCTCGACCTGCTGGAGTCCGCCGGCGACCTGCGCGAACACCTCGCGGCCAACACCGCGCTCTTCCGTACGAAGATGACCGAGGCAGGCTTCGAGGTGCTGCCCGGCGACCACGCCATCGCCCCCGTCATGATCGGCGACGCGGCCGAGGCGGCCAGGATGGCGGAGCTGCTCCTGGAGCGCGGCGTGTACGTGATCGGCTTCTCCTACCCGGTGGTGCCGATGGGCGCGGCGCGCATCCGCGTCCAGCTCTCCGCGGCCCACTCGACGGCCGACGTGGAGCGCGCGGTGGCCGCCTTCATCGACGCCCGCGCCGCCCTCGGGACCGCCGGGGCCTGAGGGGAACGTGAGGTCGGAGGGGTCTGCGCACCCTGAGACAATGGTGGGGTGATCGACCCCCGCCGGCTGCGCATCCTGCGGGCCGTGGCGGACCACCGTACGGTGACCGCCGCGGCCGCAGCCCTGTACCTCACCCCCTCCGCCGTCTCCCAGCAGCTCGCGGCGCTGGAACAGGAGACGGGCCACGTGCTGCTCACCCGCAGCGGGCGCGGAGTACGGCTCACCGCGGCCGGTGAGATCCTGCTCGGCCACGCCCACGAGGTGCTCGCGCAGCTGGAGCGGGCGGAGGCGGAACTGGCGGCGTACGCGGGCGGTTCGGCGGGCGAGGTCACCGTCGCCGCCTTCGCGACGGGCATCGCGGAAGTACTCGCCCCGGCCATCGCCCGGCTCGCGCTGGAACAGCCGGGCATCCGGCTGCGGGTGCGGGACGCGGAGGGTGACCAGAGCCTGCCGCTGCTGCTGGACGGCGAGGCGGACCTCGCGCTGGCCGTCGAGTACCGGGGCGGCCCGGGCGCCGACGACGCGCGGCTCTCCGTCCTCCCGTTGTACGCGGAACCCTTCGACGCGGTCCTGCCCTCGGGGCATCCGCTGGCCGACCTGCCCGCGGTGTCGCTGGCCGACCTCTCCGACTCGGACTGGGTGGGCCAGTACCCCGGCAACCCGTGCCACGACGTGACGCTGCTCGCCTGCGAACTGGCGGGCTTCCAGCCGCGGTTCATGCACTCCTCGGACGATTTCCGGGCCGTTGCGGCGCTGGTGGGCGCCGGGGCCGGAGTGGCCCTGGTCCCGCGCTCGGCGCTGCGCGGCATGGACCTCAAGGAGGTCCAGGTCCGCCCGGTCACCGGCCCGGCGGCCACCCGCCGCGTCTTCGCCGCCACCCGCCGGGGCGGCGAGACCCACCCGCTGATCGCGCCCGTCCTGGCGGCGCTGGTCCGCGAGTCGGAGCGGCTGCCGACGCACTGAACGGCGCGGCGGGAACACGAACCCGTACGCGGGTGCCGGCCCCGTCAGCCGACCGGGAACACGGCCCCCGGTGCGGCGTGGTCGACGGGACCGCCGTAGTGCGCCGATGCGCGGGCCACCGCCTCGTCCGCGCCGAGGCCGCGGCCCACGTGGGTGACGACCAGCCGGCCGGCGCGCGCGGCCGCCGCCGTCCGCCCGGCCTCCTCCGGCGTGTGGTGCAGGTGTTCGCCTTCGTCCGGGGCCGGCCGGCGCGCGCTCTCGGCCTCGCAGAGCAGTACGTCGCACCCCTCGGCGAGGGCCGTCAGCGCGGGACAGGGCGCCGTGTCCCCGGAGTAGACCAGCGAGTGGCCGCCGGCCTCCACGCGCACGGCGAAGGCGGGCATGCCGTGGGCAACCGCCCTGCTGGTGAGGGTGAGCGCGCCCACCCGCGCCCGGTGCCCGTCGGACAGTTCGTGCACGGCGAAGGCGGACTCGACCGGGCTGCGCTCCGTCCCGTGGGTGAGGAACCCCGCCAGCCGGTCGGCGGTGCCCGGTGGGCCGAACAGCGGCAGCGGCGCCGCACGCTCGACATCGGCGAAGAGCAGGCCGTAGTACGCCGTGAGGAGATCCGCGCTGTGGTCGGCGTGCAGATGCGAGATCCAGACGGCGTCCAGCTCGCCCAGCCCGACGTACCGCTGCAGCGGCCCCAGGGTCCCGCTGCCGGCGTCCATCCAGAGCCGCGTGCCGCCCCCGGACACCAGGTAGCCGGAGCAGGGGTTGTCCGCTCGCGGATACGGCGTCGCACTGCCGAGGACGGTGAGGCGCAGCGGATCGGCGCCCCTCGCGCCGCCGCTCGCCGGGCCGCTCACCGCTCCGCCGGTCGGGTCGCTCATACCCGCACGACCTCCACGCCGGCCGCCGTGAACTCCCGCGCGACCGCCGCCGTCAGGCCCGTGTCCGTCACGAGGACGTCCACCGACGAGGTCGCGCAGATACGGGCGAACGCGCGGACGCCCAGTTTGCTGGAGTCGGCCGCGACGACCACCCGGCGGGCGCGCTCGCACAGCAGCCGGTTGACCGAGGCCTCGTCCTCGTGACGGGTCGCCGCGCCGTCCTCCGGGTCGAAGCCGTCCACGCCGAGCACCGCCGTGTCCACCGCCAGCTGGCCCAGTACCTGCTCGGCGAGCGGGCCCGTCAGCTCGTACGACTGGGGGCGGGCCACCCCGCCGGTCAGTACGATCTTGAACTGCGGCCGGATCACCAGCTCTCCCGCGATGTTGAGGGCGTTGGTCACCACGGTGAGCGC is a window encoding:
- a CDS encoding class I SAM-dependent methyltransferase — encoded protein: MRFQYDTIGERYAESTSTAAFSAADTYTLHGALDALGGVRGLDALDLACGYGYNTRLLARGGARRTVGVDVSEEMIRRAREHEATKDRPDVEYHVADAAGLPHLGPFDLATAAYVFSYAPDRRSLHAMFRSVRAHLRAGGKLLAIVPNAGAFPRVDWSPYGVRILDRVRDGDAPLLKAHFLTEPPVPFEFREWAHADLAEAAVEAGFVTVGWQPNRTPPADAVRDEAYWTAYRAWPISSLMTCTA
- a CDS encoding alpha/beta hydrolase fold domain-containing protein yields the protein MPSLRSRALSAALTAAGRRRRYASAEAVRARVAESARRPASHLPPRRLGRVADISRTFVGAWPVYDVSPLGTEPAAHVLYVHGGGYVHELERPHWALIRTLVTQARARVVVPAYILAPRGTADRTVPVAADLLSGLIASGGSGGTVLIGDSAGAGLALAAAQRLRDRTGDQPSRIVLISPWLDLSMSHPDQAAIGAADPLLAVPGLLEAGRLYAGTLAADDPRVSPLHGGFAGLAPMTVFTGTRDVLTTDSRELLRRARADGAEVEFHEAAGLPHGYPLLPVPEGRAARERIVELIRSAAEL
- the tdh gene encoding L-threonine 3-dehydrogenase, with amino-acid sequence MKALVKHKAEPGLWLMDVPEPEYGAGDVLIKVLRTGICGTDLHIRAWDGWAQGAVKTPLVLGHEFVGEVAALGADVQDIEIGALVSGEGHLVCGKCRNCLAGRRHLCRSTIGLGVGRDGAFAEYVVLPAQNVWVHRTAVDLDVAAIFDPFGNAVHTALSFPLVGEDVLITGAGPIGIMAAAVARHAGARNVVITDVSPERLEIARKAGATLAVNVAESSIAEAQTKLGLREGFDIGLEMSGRAEAMRDMIDNMTHGGRIAMLGLPAQEFPVDWAKVVTSMITIKGIYGREMFETWYAMTVLLEGGLDLSPVITGRYSHRDFEAAFDEASTARSGKIILDWTA
- a CDS encoding glycine C-acetyltransferase, coding for MFETVREDLRSTLDEIRAAGLHKPERVIGTPQNAAVAVTSGGAAGEVLNFCANNYLGLADHPEVVAAAKDALDRWGYGMASVRFICGTQEVHKELEARLSAFLGQEDTILYSSCFDANGGVFETLLGAEDAVISDALNHASIIDGIRLSKARRFRYANRDLAELEARLKEATEGGARRKLIVTDGVFSMDGYVAPLAEICDLADRYDAMVMVDDSHAVGFVGPGGRGTPELHGVMDRVDIITGTLGKALGGASGGYVAARAEIVELLRQRSRPYLFSNSLAPVIAAASLKVLDLLESAGDLREHLAANTALFRTKMTEAGFEVLPGDHAIAPVMIGDAAEAARMAELLLERGVYVIGFSYPVVPMGAARIRVQLSAAHSTADVERAVAAFIDARAALGTAGA
- a CDS encoding LysR family transcriptional regulator; translation: MIDPRRLRILRAVADHRTVTAAAAALYLTPSAVSQQLAALEQETGHVLLTRSGRGVRLTAAGEILLGHAHEVLAQLERAEAELAAYAGGSAGEVTVAAFATGIAEVLAPAIARLALEQPGIRLRVRDAEGDQSLPLLLDGEADLALAVEYRGGPGADDARLSVLPLYAEPFDAVLPSGHPLADLPAVSLADLSDSDWVGQYPGNPCHDVTLLACELAGFQPRFMHSSDDFRAVAALVGAGAGVALVPRSALRGMDLKEVQVRPVTGPAATRRVFAATRRGGETHPLIAPVLAALVRESERLPTH
- a CDS encoding MBL fold metallo-hydrolase encodes the protein MSDPTGGAVSGPASGGARGADPLRLTVLGSATPYPRADNPCSGYLVSGGGTRLWMDAGSGTLGPLQRYVGLGELDAVWISHLHADHSADLLTAYYGLLFADVERAAPLPLFGPPGTADRLAGFLTHGTERSPVESAFAVHELSDGHRARVGALTLTSRAVAHGMPAFAVRVEAGGHSLVYSGDTAPCPALTALAEGCDVLLCEAESARRPAPDEGEHLHHTPEEAGRTAAAARAGRLVVTHVGRGLGADEAVARASAHYGGPVDHAAPGAVFPVG
- a CDS encoding DeoR/GlpR family DNA-binding transcription regulator → MTRKERWQTLLDLLVERGELEVEPAAEALGVSAATIRRDLDQLAEQQLLVRTRGGAVLHGVSYELPLRYRTSRRAAEKQRISEAVAALIAPGEVVGLTGGTTTTEVARALAGRPDLAQGSPALTVVTNALNIAGELVIRPQFKIVLTGGVARPQSYELTGPLAEQVLGQLAVDTAVLGVDGFDPEDGAATRHEDEASVNRLLCERARRVVVAADSSKLGVRAFARICATSSVDVLVTDTGLTAAVAREFTAAGVEVVRV